In the Kaistella sp. 97-N-M2 genome, one interval contains:
- a CDS encoding alanine dehydrogenase, with translation MSSTNIFTPFSEQELMPQEEKLEVIKKGKQFSIGVPKETCLNERRSCVTPDAVQVLVAHGHQVIIESGAGTGSFYTDLQYSESGAQITYNAQEAFQQDLVLKINPPTTEEIEYLKPNTYLVSALQINLRDKEYFQKLSEKKVNAIAFEFIVDEYKQLSLVRLIGEIAGNISVLYAAELLALSNGLMLGGITGVRPTEVVILGAGIVGEFATKAAIGLGASVKVFDNSLSKLRRLHMMVDGRVPTSIIDPKELGKSLKRADVVIGALSKISLAPIVTEDMVANMKKGSVIIDVTIDNGKVIETSELTDMENPYIIKHGVIHCGLPNLTSKMPRTTTKAISNFFLSYLLNYDEEGGFDNMLVRKNEMKHTLYMYKGRHTKKVICDRFDLTYHDINLLIF, from the coding sequence ATGAGCAGTACAAATATTTTCACACCGTTTTCGGAACAGGAATTAATGCCACAGGAAGAAAAACTGGAAGTGATTAAAAAAGGAAAACAATTCAGCATCGGTGTCCCGAAAGAAACGTGTCTTAACGAACGCAGATCCTGCGTAACTCCCGACGCCGTACAGGTTTTAGTAGCGCACGGACATCAGGTGATCATCGAATCCGGCGCCGGAACAGGTTCTTTCTATACCGATCTTCAGTATTCGGAATCCGGTGCGCAAATTACCTATAACGCACAGGAAGCTTTTCAGCAGGATTTGGTGCTTAAAATAAACCCGCCGACAACGGAAGAAATTGAATATTTAAAGCCGAATACCTATCTCGTTTCCGCGCTCCAGATCAATTTACGCGACAAAGAATATTTCCAGAAGTTATCTGAAAAAAAAGTGAATGCCATCGCTTTCGAATTTATTGTTGATGAATACAAGCAACTTTCTCTGGTACGGCTCATCGGCGAAATAGCCGGAAATATCTCCGTGCTGTATGCTGCAGAACTCCTGGCGCTTTCGAACGGCTTAATGTTGGGCGGCATTACGGGAGTTCGTCCCACAGAAGTAGTCATTCTCGGCGCGGGAATTGTTGGCGAATTCGCTACTAAAGCCGCGATCGGATTGGGAGCCAGCGTGAAAGTTTTCGACAATTCCCTTTCAAAACTGCGACGATTGCACATGATGGTAGACGGCAGAGTGCCGACTTCGATCATCGATCCGAAAGAACTTGGTAAAAGTTTAAAAAGAGCCGACGTGGTTATCGGTGCTTTGTCAAAAATAAGTTTAGCGCCAATTGTTACGGAAGACATGGTCGCAAACATGAAGAAAGGCAGCGTGATCATCGATGTTACCATCGATAATGGGAAGGTTATAGAAACTTCGGAACTGACCGATATGGAAAACCCCTACATCATCAAACACGGCGTTATCCATTGCGGATTGCCCAATTTAACGTCCAAAATGCCGCGCACGACAACAAAAGCCATCTCCAATTTCTTTTTGAGTTATCTTTTAAATTATGATGAAGAAGGCGGTTTCGACAATATGTTGGTTCGAAAAAACGAGATGAAACACACGCTTTATATGTACAAAGGCCGCCACACGAAAAAAGTGATCTGCGACCGTTTCGACCTTACTTACCACGATATCAATCTTTTAATTTTTTAA
- the tpiA gene encoding triose-phosphate isomerase — MRKNIVVGNWKMNKNVIEAQQLMFQLLHYRKKSTPNCEIWIAPPSLYLMMAKDIYEQNEIGVFAQDMSEYESGAYTGEISADMLEAIGATGAIIGHSERRQYHGETDSHCNKKIKLALDKGLTPIYCNGETLEQRKSGKHLEVVKNQTEVALFTLSADEIKKVVIAYEPVWAIGTGETASPEQAQEIHAHIRNLIADKYGKEVAEEISILYGGSVKPENAKEIFSQPDIDGGLIGGAALKIDDFAKIIEGFEK, encoded by the coding sequence ATGAGAAAAAATATCGTTGTCGGAAACTGGAAAATGAATAAAAACGTGATTGAAGCCCAACAGTTGATGTTTCAATTGCTTCATTACAGGAAGAAATCCACGCCAAATTGCGAGATCTGGATCGCACCGCCTTCTTTGTATTTAATGATGGCTAAAGACATTTACGAGCAGAATGAAATTGGTGTTTTCGCGCAGGATATGAGCGAATATGAAAGTGGCGCGTATACCGGTGAAATTTCTGCCGACATGCTGGAAGCCATTGGGGCAACCGGCGCGATCATCGGACATTCCGAGCGCAGACAATATCATGGAGAAACCGATTCGCACTGCAACAAAAAAATAAAACTCGCTTTGGATAAAGGCTTAACGCCGATATACTGCAATGGCGAAACTTTGGAGCAGAGGAAATCCGGCAAGCATTTAGAAGTTGTGAAAAATCAGACAGAAGTAGCACTTTTCACGCTTTCTGCCGACGAAATTAAAAAAGTCGTTATCGCGTACGAACCGGTTTGGGCCATCGGAACGGGCGAAACCGCCTCGCCTGAACAGGCGCAGGAAATCCATGCTCACATCCGTAATTTGATTGCCGATAAATACGGAAAAGAAGTCGCTGAGGAGATTTCCATTTTATACGGTGGCTCTGTAAAGCCCGAAAATGCGAAAGAAATATTCTCCCAACCCGATATCGACGGTGGTTTGATTGGGGGCGCTGCTTTGAAAATTGACGATTTTGCAAAAATTATTGAAGGATTTGAGAAATAG
- a CDS encoding prephenate dehydrogenase, which translates to MKITLIGVGLIGGSMALKLKAKGLASYVYGVDQNEAHLTEAQQLGIIDEMASLEYAVAHSDLVILAIPVDASREMLPLILNLVDDTQTVMDAGSTKEGIVDAVKDHPKRDRFVAFHPMWGTENSGPKSALSESFTGKAAVICDREHSAEDALKTVELVAENLDMHLIYMKAQDHDIHTAYISHISHITSYALANTVLEKEREEDTIFQLASSGFSSTVRLAKSHPEMWVPIFKQNKENVLDVLNEHISQLRKFKSALEKDNDELLEELIRNANKIRGILGEK; encoded by the coding sequence ATGAAAATAACATTAATCGGTGTCGGCTTGATCGGCGGATCTATGGCGCTGAAGCTGAAAGCAAAAGGTCTTGCTTCTTATGTTTATGGCGTGGATCAAAATGAAGCGCACCTCACAGAAGCCCAACAACTCGGCATTATCGATGAAATGGCCTCGCTGGAATATGCGGTGGCCCATTCAGATTTAGTAATTCTTGCCATTCCCGTTGATGCCTCCCGCGAAATGCTGCCGCTGATTTTAAATTTAGTTGATGATACGCAGACCGTCATGGATGCTGGCTCCACGAAAGAAGGCATTGTTGATGCAGTAAAAGACCATCCGAAACGAGACCGTTTTGTCGCTTTTCACCCCATGTGGGGAACGGAAAATTCAGGACCTAAATCGGCACTTTCCGAAAGTTTTACGGGAAAAGCTGCGGTAATTTGCGATCGCGAACATTCTGCGGAAGATGCTTTAAAAACAGTAGAACTCGTGGCCGAAAATCTGGATATGCATTTGATCTACATGAAGGCGCAGGATCACGATATTCACACGGCGTATATTTCGCATATTTCCCACATTACGTCTTATGCTTTGGCGAATACGGTTTTGGAGAAAGAACGCGAAGAAGATACCATTTTCCAGCTTGCAAGTTCTGGATTTTCGAGCACGGTTCGGTTGGCGAAGTCGCATCCAGAAATGTGGGTACCGATCTTTAAACAAAACAAAGAAAATGTGCTGGACGTTCTGAACGAACACATTTCGCAACTCCGAAAATTTAAGTCCGCGCTGGAAAAAGATAACGACGAATTGCTGGAAGAACTCATCCGGAATGCGAATAAGATCCGGGGCATTTTGGGAGAAAAGTGA
- the folP gene encoding dihydropteroate synthase, with protein MNFAHFTHPAEAFHSVNCRGKLLDLSAPKIMGILNLTPDSFSDGGKYMEEGSALLQVEKMLNEGATLIDIGAQSTRPKAEFLSAETEILRLGKLISTLKKEFPEAFISLDTFYADVVKFGFEEGIDIVNDISGGNFDAEMFETVAKTQLPYILMHSNATYGAMHDKLLEGDVLLLLNRYFSKKIQELEGLGVKDIILDPGFGFGKTVDQQHQLLDETEFIGFGKNPLLIGISRKSFIYKPLGKSPFDINEETQKLHLKALEKGAKLLRVHDVAEAKKTIDSFLQL; from the coding sequence ATGAATTTTGCACATTTTACACATCCTGCCGAGGCTTTTCATTCCGTGAACTGCAGGGGGAAACTGTTGGATTTATCTGCGCCTAAAATCATGGGAATCCTGAATTTGACGCCCGATTCTTTTTCCGATGGCGGAAAATATATGGAAGAAGGATCTGCTCTTCTGCAGGTTGAAAAAATGTTGAACGAAGGCGCAACCCTTATCGATATTGGCGCACAGTCGACGCGGCCAAAAGCAGAATTTTTATCTGCGGAAACCGAAATTTTGCGTCTCGGGAAATTAATTTCAACGCTTAAAAAAGAATTTCCAGAGGCTTTCATTTCTTTGGATACTTTTTACGCGGACGTCGTGAAGTTTGGTTTTGAGGAAGGAATCGATATTGTGAACGATATTTCCGGCGGAAATTTTGATGCGGAAATGTTCGAAACGGTGGCCAAAACTCAGCTTCCCTACATTTTAATGCATAGCAATGCGACGTACGGCGCTATGCACGACAAACTGCTCGAGGGTGACGTGCTTTTGTTGCTCAACCGGTATTTTTCAAAAAAAATTCAGGAACTGGAAGGTTTGGGTGTGAAAGACATTATACTCGATCCGGGTTTTGGTTTCGGAAAGACGGTAGACCAGCAACATCAGCTTTTAGACGAAACCGAATTCATAGGTTTTGGAAAAAATCCGTTGCTCATTGGTATTTCACGCAAATCTTTTATATATAAACCTCTGGGAAAATCGCCTTTCGATATCAACGAAGAAACGCAGAAACTTCACCTAAAGGCTTTAGAAAAAGGCGCGAAACTTCTGCGCGTTCACGATGTCGCCGAAGCGAAAAAAACCATCGATTCTTTTCTGCAACTTTAG
- a CDS encoding DUF1599 domain-containing protein has protein sequence MQKTSKQFDEIIQGCRSLFSKKLQDYGASFRVLRTPSLTDQILIKVKSLRNFQLTNISKVGESEEENFMAIVNYSIIGLIQLEKGFADDFKQDAEEMLNLYDKFATEAKDLMLRKNHDYGEAWRDMRVSSITDLIYQKVLRTKQIEDNAGATLVSEGIDANYFDMLNYAVFCLIKFSEEKEIFKPKLI, from the coding sequence ATGCAGAAAACATCGAAACAGTTCGACGAAATCATCCAAGGTTGCCGAAGTTTATTCAGTAAAAAACTTCAGGATTACGGCGCGTCTTTTCGCGTGCTCCGAACGCCTTCTTTAACGGATCAAATTCTCATCAAAGTAAAAAGTTTGCGCAATTTTCAGCTGACGAATATTTCTAAAGTGGGCGAATCTGAAGAAGAAAATTTCATGGCCATCGTCAACTATTCGATTATTGGGTTAATTCAGCTGGAAAAAGGTTTTGCTGATGATTTCAAACAGGATGCGGAAGAAATGCTGAACCTTTACGACAAATTCGCCACGGAAGCGAAAGATTTAATGCTGAGAAAAAACCATGATTACGGCGAAGCGTGGCGCGATATGCGCGTCTCCTCCATCACCGATCTTATTTACCAAAAAGTTTTGCGTACGAAACAGATCGAGGATAATGCCGGTGCAACCCTAGTTTCAGAAGGAATTGATGCGAATTATTTCGACATGCTGAATTACGCTGTTTTCTGCCTCATCAAATTCTCCGAAGAAAAAGAAATATTTAAACCGAAATTAATTTAA
- a CDS encoding isoaspartyl peptidase/L-asparaginase family protein: MKKLLLLSFCTFSLLVSAQKKYVLVVHGGAGTILKSSMTPEKENAYKEKLTEALHAGYAEIQKGKSAVDAVATSIVIMEDSPLFNAGRGAVFTNDGKNEMDAAIMDGKSKAAGAIAGVHTIKNPIKAAIAVMQKSEHVMLSGAGAEEFAKDEKLELVDPKYFWTKDRWESLQKIKSKENSKNSKKVSQNILPESYEIDQKFGTVGAVALDHNGNLAAGTSTGGMTNKKYGRIGDAPIIGAGTYANSQVGISATGWGEFFIRATAARTLAAKMEYQNKDIKTAAQDTIDEIEKMGGDGGLIALDKDGNIAQPFNTAGMYRGAITDKGEIFIEIYK, encoded by the coding sequence ATGAAAAAACTACTTCTCCTTTCTTTCTGTACGTTCTCCCTCTTGGTTTCAGCCCAGAAAAAATATGTTCTCGTCGTCCACGGCGGTGCCGGCACGATTCTGAAATCCAGCATGACGCCGGAAAAAGAAAACGCTTACAAAGAAAAACTTACTGAAGCTTTACATGCCGGCTACGCCGAAATTCAAAAAGGAAAATCGGCTGTGGACGCTGTTGCTACGTCAATCGTCATTATGGAAGATTCTCCGCTCTTCAACGCCGGCAGAGGAGCCGTGTTCACCAACGACGGGAAAAATGAAATGGACGCTGCCATTATGGACGGTAAAAGCAAGGCGGCAGGTGCCATCGCGGGCGTTCACACGATTAAAAATCCCATTAAAGCCGCCATCGCCGTTATGCAAAAATCCGAACACGTGATGTTAAGCGGTGCAGGCGCGGAAGAATTTGCAAAAGACGAAAAGCTGGAACTCGTCGATCCGAAATACTTTTGGACAAAAGACCGTTGGGAAAGTTTGCAAAAAATAAAATCGAAGGAAAATTCCAAAAATTCAAAGAAAGTTTCTCAAAATATCTTACCTGAATCCTACGAAATCGATCAAAAATTTGGCACCGTGGGCGCCGTAGCTTTAGATCACAACGGAAACCTCGCTGCAGGAACTTCCACCGGAGGAATGACGAATAAAAAATACGGCAGAATTGGCGACGCACCCATTATCGGTGCCGGAACGTACGCCAATTCACAGGTCGGAATTTCCGCAACGGGTTGGGGCGAGTTTTTCATCCGTGCCACAGCCGCGAGAACGCTTGCAGCAAAAATGGAATATCAAAATAAAGACATCAAAACTGCCGCGCAGGATACCATCGACGAGATCGAAAAAATGGGTGGCGATGGCGGTTTGATCGCTCTCGATAAAGACGGCAACATTGCACAGCCTTTCAATACCGCGGGAATGTATCGCGGTGCCATTACCGATAAAGGCGAAATTTTCATCGAAATTTATAAATAA
- a CDS encoding BT_3928 family protein: protein MFKNILRIITALVFLASGFVKAVDVVGFSFKLEEYFSPSVFNMPFFEKQALIIAIVVVVLELVLGFLLLIKSRLKITLMSLIALCVFFAFLTFYSAYFNVVTDCGCFGDALKLEPWQSFWKDIILLIALIILWILYRNNFVENIRRRNFITYLSVFAFLMMVFVITWGITHEPLIDFRDYKTGTDLKAEKAKIEKDPSEFKTFYSLKNTKTGEVLAVNQDDYVNDKKYWEQGSPWKIEEGKTTSKIVKEGYESEIAKFKPESPDGMDLTQEILNAPKAVLIFSYQPQNLDSELLAKTEAKVKTNKDAYILGVSTNPATFKSLNNAMMDGTAIKTIARSNPFVLTLENGKIVDKRSAKDYLNY from the coding sequence ATGTTTAAAAATATACTGCGCATCATTACAGCCCTTGTTTTTCTCGCTTCCGGATTTGTGAAAGCCGTGGATGTTGTGGGTTTTTCCTTTAAACTGGAAGAATATTTTTCGCCTTCTGTTTTCAACATGCCATTTTTCGAGAAACAGGCTTTGATCATTGCCATTGTGGTGGTGGTTCTGGAATTGGTTTTGGGCTTTTTATTGTTGATTAAAAGCCGCCTTAAAATAACACTGATGTCTTTGATCGCGCTGTGCGTTTTCTTTGCCTTTCTCACTTTTTATTCCGCCTATTTCAATGTTGTAACCGACTGCGGATGTTTTGGCGATGCGCTGAAACTTGAGCCGTGGCAAAGTTTTTGGAAAGATATCATTCTTCTGATCGCGCTGATTATTTTATGGATTTTGTACCGAAATAATTTTGTAGAGAATATAAGGAGAAGAAATTTCATTACCTACCTTTCCGTATTTGCTTTCCTGATGATGGTTTTCGTCATCACCTGGGGTATTACGCACGAACCGTTGATTGATTTCCGCGACTATAAAACCGGGACTGACCTGAAAGCGGAAAAGGCAAAGATTGAAAAGGATCCATCGGAGTTTAAAACATTTTATTCTTTAAAAAACACGAAGACGGGCGAAGTTTTGGCCGTTAATCAGGATGATTACGTGAATGATAAAAAATATTGGGAACAAGGGTCGCCCTGGAAAATTGAAGAGGGAAAAACGACTTCAAAAATTGTGAAAGAGGGATACGAATCCGAGATCGCAAAATTTAAACCTGAAAGTCCGGACGGAATGGATTTAACGCAGGAAATATTAAATGCACCGAAAGCAGTTTTGATATTTTCCTACCAGCCTCAAAATCTGGATTCGGAACTTCTGGCGAAAACTGAAGCGAAAGTAAAAACCAACAAAGATGCCTATATTTTGGGCGTCTCTACGAATCCGGCAACGTTTAAAAGCCTCAATAATGCGATGATGGACGGCACTGCCATTAAAACGATCGCACGGAGCAATCCATTTGTTTTAACTTTAGAGAACGGAAAAATTGTGGACAAACGCTCCGCAAAAGATTATTTAAACTATTAA
- the dnaG gene encoding DNA primase: protein MISKQTIDKIFSTIRVEEIIGEYVQLKRAGSNFKGLSPFHDEKTASFVVSPSKQIWKDFSSGKGGTAISFLMEIESFTYPEALRHAAKKYGIEIEEDKRELTEEEKQSQTDKELLYKIHEIANDFFQDQMLETEEGRSIAYSYFKERELRDEIVRKFHLGYSPELKNAFTQFALDKGYSKKILEKSGLSIFPDNAPNGIDRFRERVIFPIHSFSGRVLGFGARILKNNIKTAKYLNSPETEIYHKSSVLYGLNQSKQAISKNNLCLLVEGYMDVIALHQAGIENVVSSSGTALTVEQIKLIKRLTENVTILFDGDAAGIKASFRSIDMLLSEAMNIRVLLFPDGDDPDSFSRKHPQQFVENFIKEEAKDFIDFKAEILLKEAGSDPIKKAESIRDIVKSVAFVQNALKQEVYLKEVSNKFGLSEQSLFNELNVQKQLQKQQVSPQQRQEAQIQPKLERVTETSQTVDPLLVLEEKLVELMLKYGDRILDRADEENQAYQITVIEEIIGHLQEDNYEIQSGINKKIVEEIKIGIANKELRSGEFFMTLLDEDISGKIADALVEPYENSDWGKHQIFFSSEEEVVPKIVQDVIFRHKRAFVMKIINHMKTELSETENNEETYKKIMNLTHLRKELDEKLFRVL, encoded by the coding sequence ATGATTTCGAAGCAGACCATCGACAAAATATTTTCCACCATCCGCGTGGAGGAAATCATTGGCGAATATGTTCAACTGAAAAGAGCCGGCTCTAATTTTAAGGGTCTGAGTCCTTTTCATGACGAAAAAACCGCAAGTTTTGTGGTGTCGCCCAGCAAGCAGATCTGGAAAGATTTTTCGAGCGGAAAAGGCGGAACTGCCATTTCATTTTTGATGGAAATTGAAAGTTTTACTTATCCCGAAGCGCTTCGGCACGCCGCGAAAAAATATGGAATTGAAATCGAAGAGGATAAACGCGAACTTACCGAAGAGGAAAAACAGTCCCAAACCGACAAAGAGCTGCTTTACAAAATTCACGAGATTGCGAACGATTTTTTTCAGGACCAGATGCTGGAAACGGAAGAGGGACGATCCATCGCCTATTCCTATTTTAAAGAACGGGAACTGCGCGATGAGATCGTCCGGAAATTTCATTTGGGTTATTCGCCGGAGCTGAAAAACGCCTTCACGCAGTTTGCTTTAGACAAAGGTTATTCCAAAAAAATTCTGGAGAAATCCGGTCTTTCCATTTTTCCCGATAATGCACCAAATGGAATTGACCGCTTTCGCGAACGCGTGATTTTTCCCATCCACAGTTTCTCCGGCAGGGTTTTAGGTTTTGGCGCACGGATTCTGAAAAATAATATCAAAACTGCGAAATATCTGAATTCTCCGGAAACAGAAATTTATCATAAATCGAGTGTTCTTTATGGTCTGAATCAAAGCAAACAGGCGATCTCCAAAAATAATCTCTGCCTTTTGGTCGAAGGTTATATGGATGTGATCGCGCTGCACCAGGCCGGCATTGAAAACGTGGTATCGAGTTCCGGAACGGCTTTAACCGTGGAGCAGATTAAACTCATCAAAAGACTGACGGAAAACGTAACCATTCTTTTTGATGGCGATGCAGCCGGCATTAAAGCGAGTTTCCGCAGTATCGATATGTTGCTTTCGGAAGCCATGAACATCCGCGTTTTGCTTTTCCCCGATGGCGACGATCCCGATTCTTTTTCAAGAAAACATCCGCAGCAGTTTGTGGAAAATTTCATTAAAGAAGAAGCGAAAGATTTTATTGATTTTAAAGCAGAAATTCTGCTGAAAGAAGCCGGAAGCGATCCTATAAAAAAGGCAGAATCCATCCGCGATATCGTAAAATCGGTGGCTTTTGTTCAAAATGCTTTGAAACAGGAAGTTTATTTAAAGGAAGTCTCCAATAAATTCGGCCTTTCGGAACAGTCGCTTTTTAATGAGCTGAATGTTCAGAAGCAACTTCAAAAACAACAGGTTTCACCACAGCAAAGACAGGAAGCGCAGATTCAGCCCAAGTTGGAAAGGGTGACCGAAACTTCGCAAACCGTAGATCCGCTTTTGGTTTTGGAAGAAAAGTTGGTCGAGTTGATGCTGAAATACGGCGACCGCATTTTAGATCGCGCCGACGAAGAAAATCAGGCTTACCAAATTACCGTCATCGAAGAAATTATCGGCCATCTTCAGGAAGATAATTATGAAATTCAGTCCGGGATCAACAAAAAGATTGTAGAGGAAATAAAAATCGGCATTGCAAACAAGGAATTGCGCTCCGGCGAATTTTTTATGACGTTACTGGATGAAGATATTTCCGGGAAAATTGCAGATGCTTTGGTAGAGCCTTATGAAAACAGCGATTGGGGCAAACACCAGATTTTTTTCAGCAGCGAAGAAGAAGTCGTTCCGAAAATCGTTCAGGATGTGATTTTTCGTCACAAAAGAGCATTTGTGATGAAGATCATCAACCACATGAAAACCGAACTCTCCGAAACCGAAAACAACGAGGAAACCTATAAAAAAATTATGAATCTTACGCATTTGCGAAAGGAACTGGACGAAAAACTCTTCCGCGTTTTATGA
- a CDS encoding TerB family tellurite resistance protein: MQKSNKSIAGYHILMILSSVDGEFAPEEGLKLQEYLADEFPFKIDLDDELDVIATLQPEEWKAHFEFHAQCFFDDSTEEERQDFMKFAKSLIKADDTVSDQEHDYYMILKKIWKLN; encoded by the coding sequence ATGCAAAAATCAAATAAATCCATTGCAGGTTACCACATTTTAATGATTCTTTCTTCTGTAGACGGCGAGTTTGCGCCCGAAGAAGGGTTAAAACTTCAGGAATATTTGGCGGATGAATTTCCGTTCAAAATAGATCTGGACGACGAACTGGACGTAATCGCGACTTTGCAGCCCGAGGAGTGGAAAGCTCATTTCGAGTTTCACGCTCAATGTTTTTTCGACGATTCTACCGAAGAGGAGCGACAGGATTTCATGAAGTTCGCCAAATCGTTGATTAAAGCCGATGATACAGTGAGCGATCAGGAGCACGATTACTACATGATCTTAAAAAAAATCTGGAAGCTGAATTAA
- the tsaE gene encoding tRNA (adenosine(37)-N6)-threonylcarbamoyltransferase complex ATPase subunit type 1 TsaE codes for MQFTITTLEEWQTVLAEILPKLQHKILLLKGNLGAGKTTFTQFLLKNLGSTDEVSSPTYALVNEYDSPKGTVFHFDLYRLKNINEAYDMGIEEYLDNSFLCIIEWPEVYEEALEDLPHHLMTIENNGEERTIHFN; via the coding sequence ATGCAGTTCACCATTACAACACTGGAAGAATGGCAAACCGTGCTTGCGGAAATTTTGCCGAAACTTCAGCATAAAATTCTGCTCCTGAAAGGAAATCTGGGTGCCGGAAAAACAACTTTCACGCAGTTTCTTTTGAAAAATTTAGGCAGCACCGACGAGGTCTCCTCTCCTACCTACGCCCTTGTGAACGAATACGATTCGCCCAAAGGAACGGTTTTTCATTTCGATCTCTACCGTCTCAAAAACATTAATGAAGCGTACGATATGGGCATCGAAGAATATCTGGACAACAGTTTTCTCTGCATCATCGAGTGGCCCGAGGTTTACGAAGAAGCCCTGGAAGATCTGCCGCACCACCTCATGACGATTGAAAATAATGGCGAAGAGCGCACAATTCATTTCAATTAA
- the clpP gene encoding ATP-dependent Clp endopeptidase proteolytic subunit ClpP — protein sequence MDIKKDFRDFSVKHLGNSGLATDQYMGMYGPSNLTPYIMEERRLNVAQMDVFSRLMMDRIIFLGTGIDDQVANIVTAQLLFLESSDASKDIQIYINSPGGSVYAGLGIYDTMQIIKPDVATICTGIAASMGAVLLVAGEKGKRSALKHSRVMIHQPSGGAQGVASDMEINLREMLKLKKELYDIISEHSGQTYEWVEKASDRDYWMTSTEAKEYGMVDEVLMRKTEK from the coding sequence ATGGATATAAAAAAAGATTTCAGAGATTTCTCTGTAAAGCATTTAGGAAACAGCGGCCTGGCCACGGATCAGTATATGGGAATGTACGGACCCAGCAATTTGACGCCGTATATTATGGAAGAAAGACGTTTGAATGTGGCTCAAATGGACGTGTTTTCGCGTTTGATGATGGACCGCATTATTTTTCTCGGCACAGGAATCGATGATCAGGTGGCGAATATTGTAACCGCACAGTTGCTTTTCCTCGAAAGTTCTGATGCGTCGAAAGATATTCAGATCTACATCAACTCTCCCGGTGGAAGTGTTTATGCGGGTCTGGGAATTTACGATACGATGCAAATCATCAAACCTGACGTTGCGACGATTTGTACCGGAATTGCAGCCTCAATGGGTGCGGTTCTGCTGGTTGCAGGTGAAAAGGGAAAACGTTCCGCGCTGAAACACTCGCGGGTGATGATTCACCAACCTTCCGGTGGCGCGCAGGGAGTTGCTTCCGATATGGAGATCAATTTGCGAGAAATGCTCAAACTGAAAAAAGAACTGTACGACATCATCTCCGAACATTCCGGCCAAACCTACGAATGGGTGGAAAAAGCTTCAGACCGGGATTACTGGATGACTTCCACAGAAGCCAAAGAATACGGCATGGTAGATGAAGTTCTGATGAGAAAAACGGAGAAATAA